A region from the Oceanidesulfovibrio marinus genome encodes:
- a CDS encoding YtxH domain-containing protein, whose translation MSQQYYYPHDAYYAQQMQQQPSQQQQYAQYPNYQQYPANYDGMCTSPPGVQSWFNFKDGHYLRGFLIGAGVAVLLTNPRVQQAAVKGAVTLWTSAQGAVEELKEKVQDFRAEMSHKASSSDEEKA comes from the coding sequence ATGAGTCAGCAATACTACTACCCGCACGATGCGTACTACGCGCAGCAGATGCAGCAGCAGCCGAGTCAGCAACAGCAGTACGCGCAGTACCCCAACTACCAGCAGTACCCGGCGAACTACGACGGCATGTGCACCTCTCCTCCTGGCGTGCAGAGCTGGTTCAACTTCAAGGACGGCCACTATCTGCGCGGCTTTCTCATCGGAGCCGGCGTGGCCGTGCTGCTCACCAATCCGCGCGTGCAGCAAGCCGCCGTCAAAGGCGCGGTGACCCTGTGGACCTCGGCCCAGGGCGCCGTGGAGGAGCTCAAGGAAAAGGTCCAGGACTTCCGGGCGGAGATGAGCCACAAGGCCTCGTCCTCCGACGAAGAGAAGGCCTGA
- a CDS encoding magnetosome protein MamC, with product MSSNYYLAMRGSTGVSTTTYSTANRALAVGGAAMIIGAASGLAQGIAQARDGSMTGQQVAVHTAKEALGTGLAVAAGASVASALSMRGALGIAGMIAVGAAVKYTWDQSMSRDLLCKSASAAEEKPAKTTEKKPAPKAAK from the coding sequence ATGAGCTCGAACTACTACCTGGCCATGCGCGGCAGCACCGGAGTTTCCACCACAACCTACAGCACGGCCAACAGGGCCCTTGCCGTAGGCGGCGCGGCCATGATCATCGGTGCGGCGAGCGGTCTGGCGCAGGGCATCGCCCAGGCCAGGGACGGCTCTATGACCGGACAGCAGGTGGCGGTCCACACGGCAAAGGAAGCCCTGGGCACCGGTCTTGCCGTGGCCGCCGGCGCAAGCGTCGCCTCGGCCCTGAGCATGCGCGGAGCCCTGGGCATTGCCGGCATGATCGCCGTGGGCGCGGCCGTCAAGTACACCTGGGATCAATCCATGTCCCGCGACCTTCTTTGCAAGAGCGCGAGCGCTGCGGAAGAGAAGCCCGCCAAGACCACCGAGAAGAAACCGGCCCCCAAGGCCGCCAAGTAG
- a CDS encoding ferrous iron transport protein A — protein MTLTEAPSDVPLELAAVARRELADRLRRLGVDLGARFIRSGEGVNAPSVRVGLVNTKDNHPNEIVLGGEMAARVMVHLDDDRKLPLPELAPGDEGHVEGLVSDCICANALQQLGIVENDRIRLVRRLPPMRYVTMVNDGGRMARVALSDGQAAMIRGRFLPDGPEGQFALARVNTAFLVEKTLGAPQMLASLKNLGAVPGAQLTLVEVQPSQQVALAGHASIKLVTQDGLTLLVHPHDAVKMTVLVP, from the coding sequence ATGACGTTGACTGAAGCCCCCTCGGACGTACCTCTGGAGCTGGCCGCCGTGGCCCGGCGGGAGCTGGCTGACAGGCTGCGCCGCCTCGGCGTGGACCTGGGCGCGCGGTTCATCCGCTCCGGCGAGGGCGTGAACGCTCCCAGCGTCCGTGTCGGCCTGGTGAACACGAAGGACAACCACCCGAACGAGATCGTGCTCGGCGGCGAGATGGCCGCGCGGGTCATGGTCCACCTGGACGACGACCGCAAGCTGCCCCTGCCAGAGCTCGCGCCCGGCGATGAAGGCCATGTGGAAGGTCTGGTCTCGGACTGCATCTGCGCCAACGCGCTGCAGCAGCTCGGCATTGTGGAGAACGACCGCATCCGCCTGGTCCGCAGGCTGCCGCCCATGCGCTACGTGACCATGGTGAACGACGGGGGCCGCATGGCGCGCGTCGCCCTCAGCGACGGCCAGGCAGCCATGATCCGCGGCCGGTTCCTGCCCGACGGCCCGGAAGGGCAGTTCGCCCTGGCCCGTGTGAACACGGCCTTTCTGGTGGAAAAGACCCTGGGCGCCCCGCAGATGCTCGCCTCCCTCAAAAATCTGGGCGCGGTTCCCGGCGCGCAGCTCACCCTGGTGGAGGTCCAGCCTTCCCAGCAGGTGGCCCTGGCCGGCCATGCCTCCATCAAGCTCGTCACCCAGGACGGGCTCACCCTGCTCGTCCATCCCCACGACGCCGTGAAGATGACCGTGCTCGTGCCCTGA
- a CDS encoding heavy metal translocating P-type ATPase → MTSASTTECLNPGARPSQSGASNPLDFTIVHELPRRIRLRSGRLLDPCLDVNYLEALLGAVSGVSSIRVNVRAQSLVVEYDGSSRCRDEIMALLSSIPVEAYLPDVFDEETADPVRLAMRGALALATPFLNRGVAAPLTWLNGAPVIANGVETLLMRGVKVEALDGSVVLFSLLRKDFVTANMIVALLGLAHFMEQRLEHNATSLLKSLLRPQAEDAWVLRDGMEVKVPFAEIVPGDHVICGVGEQIPVDGMVVDGEASLNTSSISGESVPAHTSPGDDALSGSVVEEGRLVIEAREVGSSTHLARIGRYLESSLRYRSKSQRRTAELADRLAPATLGLGLALFLLTRDIRRSASVLTVDYSCALKLATPVAVRTSMYAAGKEGVLLKGAHALEAFANVETIVFDKTGTLTTGDLHVTDVLPAAGTELDEDGLLSLAAAAEEHYAHPVARAVVLEAEARGLALPALSQVDFIVAHGVAAFVEGREVLVGSRHFIAEDEGVDCSPLDDLAAELRGQGKSLLYVASQKRLLGVLALRDSVREEAAETLAGLKAAGVRRIVVLTGDHEQSAASLLEHLPQIDEVHAELKPEDKADIVRELSEKHGNLAFVGDGVNDAPALVTADVGVSMPQAADLARESAAVVLLREDLRCLLVARETAMQSEKTMTHCFGATLSVNSIIILLAMAGATQPVLSAALHNLSTIGILSYAAASGLRATPTVKALRSKDSTTMETADAPAHDVD, encoded by the coding sequence GTGACATCCGCAAGCACAACCGAATGTCTGAACCCGGGCGCACGACCTAGCCAATCCGGCGCGAGCAACCCGCTGGACTTCACCATAGTCCACGAGTTGCCGCGCCGTATCCGCCTGCGCAGCGGCAGGCTGCTGGATCCCTGCCTGGATGTGAACTACCTGGAGGCCCTGCTCGGAGCCGTGAGCGGCGTATCGTCCATCCGGGTCAATGTCCGCGCGCAGAGCCTGGTGGTGGAGTATGACGGCAGCTCCAGATGCCGGGACGAGATCATGGCCCTGCTCTCCTCCATTCCGGTGGAGGCGTACCTGCCCGATGTTTTTGACGAGGAGACCGCCGACCCGGTGCGCCTGGCCATGCGCGGCGCTCTGGCCCTGGCCACGCCGTTCCTGAACCGCGGCGTCGCCGCCCCCCTGACCTGGCTCAACGGCGCGCCGGTCATTGCCAATGGCGTGGAGACCCTGCTCATGCGCGGGGTCAAGGTCGAGGCGCTGGACGGCTCGGTGGTGCTCTTCTCCCTGCTCCGGAAGGACTTCGTCACGGCCAACATGATCGTGGCCCTGCTCGGCCTGGCCCACTTCATGGAGCAACGGCTGGAGCACAACGCCACGTCGCTGCTCAAGAGCCTGCTCCGGCCCCAGGCAGAGGACGCCTGGGTGTTGCGCGACGGCATGGAGGTCAAGGTGCCCTTTGCCGAGATCGTGCCCGGCGACCACGTCATCTGCGGCGTCGGCGAGCAGATACCGGTGGACGGCATGGTGGTGGACGGCGAGGCATCCCTGAACACCAGCTCCATCTCCGGCGAGTCCGTGCCCGCCCACACCTCGCCCGGCGACGACGCGCTCTCCGGCAGCGTGGTGGAGGAAGGCCGGCTGGTCATCGAGGCGCGGGAGGTTGGTTCGAGCACGCATCTGGCGCGCATCGGCCGCTATCTGGAAAGCTCCCTGCGCTACAGATCAAAGAGCCAGCGCCGCACCGCAGAGCTGGCCGACAGGCTCGCACCGGCCACGCTGGGCCTGGGGCTCGCCCTGTTCCTGCTGACGCGGGACATCCGCCGCTCCGCCTCGGTGCTGACCGTGGACTACTCCTGCGCCCTCAAGCTGGCCACGCCTGTGGCCGTGCGCACCAGCATGTACGCCGCCGGCAAGGAAGGCGTGCTGCTCAAGGGCGCGCACGCCCTGGAGGCCTTCGCCAACGTGGAGACCATCGTCTTCGACAAGACCGGCACCCTGACCACCGGCGACCTGCACGTGACTGACGTGCTGCCCGCCGCAGGTACGGAGCTGGACGAGGACGGTTTGCTTTCCCTGGCTGCCGCGGCAGAGGAGCACTACGCCCACCCCGTGGCCCGCGCCGTGGTCTTGGAGGCCGAGGCCCGCGGGCTTGCCCTGCCGGCCCTGAGCCAGGTGGACTTCATCGTGGCCCACGGCGTGGCCGCATTCGTGGAGGGTCGCGAGGTCCTGGTGGGCAGCCGGCACTTCATCGCCGAGGACGAGGGCGTGGATTGCTCGCCCCTGGACGATCTCGCCGCGGAGCTGCGCGGCCAGGGCAAGTCTCTGCTGTATGTGGCCTCGCAGAAACGGCTTCTGGGAGTCCTGGCCCTGCGCGACTCGGTGCGCGAGGAAGCGGCCGAGACGCTGGCCGGGCTCAAAGCCGCCGGCGTCCGCAGGATCGTGGTGCTTACCGGCGACCACGAGCAGTCCGCGGCCAGTCTGCTGGAGCACCTGCCGCAGATCGACGAGGTCCATGCCGAGCTCAAGCCCGAGGACAAGGCCGATATCGTCCGCGAGCTCAGCGAGAAGCACGGCAACCTCGCCTTTGTGGGCGACGGCGTGAACGACGCCCCGGCCCTGGTCACCGCGGACGTGGGCGTGTCCATGCCCCAGGCGGCCGACCTGGCGCGGGAATCAGCCGCCGTGGTGCTCCTGCGCGAGGACCTGCGCTGTCTGCTCGTGGCGCGGGAAACAGCCATGCAGTCGGAAAAGACCATGACCCACTGCTTTGGCGCAACCCTGAGCGTGAACAGCATCATCATTCTGCTGGCCATGGCCGGCGCAACACAGCCCGTGCTTTCGGCGGCGCTGCACAACCTGAGCACCATCGGCATTCTGAGCTACGCTGCGGCCTCGGGCCTGCGCGCCACGCCCACGGTCAAGGCGCTCAGATCCAAAGACTCGACAACAATGGAGACGGCGGATGCCCCTGCACATGACGTTGACTGA